A genome region from Candidatus Manganitrophus noduliformans includes the following:
- a CDS encoding exopolysaccharide biosynthesis protein gives MRAERIRPTRLSEDLRRILDQANGKGVTIGKIIEILHGRGFDVLIIILVLPFCTPIPLPGLSTPFGLILMFFGLRIALRQRPWLPKRLLNMEIPYPTLTKVIKGALAVSTRLEKVLHPRFRFFKDWPSFNFLNGLAILLSGLVLSLPLPIPFTNTIPAWSILLIAAGMMENDGAVIVTGYLMAGMTWVYLASLVWVGKAGLTWMGF, from the coding sequence ATGAGGGCCGAGAGAATCCGTCCCACGCGTCTTTCCGAAGACCTCCGGCGGATCTTGGACCAGGCGAACGGCAAGGGGGTGACGATCGGGAAGATCATCGAAATCCTCCACGGCCGTGGCTTCGATGTCCTCATTATCATCTTGGTTCTGCCGTTTTGCACGCCGATTCCGCTTCCCGGCCTCTCGACCCCCTTCGGGCTGATCTTGATGTTCTTCGGCCTTCGCATCGCGCTCCGACAGCGTCCCTGGCTCCCGAAACGACTGCTCAACATGGAGATTCCCTATCCGACCCTCACGAAGGTCATCAAGGGGGCACTGGCCGTCTCCACCCGCCTGGAAAAGGTTCTCCATCCACGGTTTCGTTTCTTCAAAGATTGGCCTTCCTTCAATTTTCTGAACGGGCTCGCCATCCTCTTGAGCGGGTTGGTCTTGAGTCTCCCCCTTCCAATCCCCTTTACCAATACGATTCCGGCCTGGTCGATCCTTCTGATCGCGGCGGGGATGATGGAAAACGACGGCGCCGTCATCGTCACCGGTTATTTGATGGCCGGCATGACCTGGGTCTATCTGGCTTCGTTGGTGTGGGTTGGAAAAGCGGGACTCACCTGGATGGGATTCTAA